A region from the Canis aureus isolate CA01 chromosome 8, VMU_Caureus_v.1.0, whole genome shotgun sequence genome encodes:
- the NCF1 gene encoding neutrophil cytosol factor 1 translates to MGDTFIRHIALLGFEKRFVPSQHYVYMFLVKWHDLSEKVVYRRFTEIYEFHKMLKEMFPIEAGDINPENRIIPHLPAPRWFDGQRAAESRQGTLTEYYNTLMGLPVKISRCPQLLDFFRVRPDDLKLPTDSQVKKPETYLVPKDGKSSVTDITGPIILQTYRAIADFEKTSSSQMALATGDVVDVVEKSESGWWFCQMKTKRGWVPASYLEPLDSPDEAEDPEPNYEGEPYVTIKAYTAEMEDEMSLQEGEAIEVIHKLLDGWWVVRKDDITGYFPSMYLQKSGQDAAQAHRQIKSRGAPPRRSSIRNAHSIHQRSRKRLSQDTYRRNSVRFLQQRRRQARPGPRSPGSPREEQPATQPAKPQPAVPPRPSADLILHRCSESTKRKLASSV, encoded by the exons ATGGGGGACACCTTCATCCGCCACATCGCCCTTCTGGGCTTCGAGAAGCGCTTCGTCCCCAGCCAGCACTAC GTCTACATGTTTCTGGTGAAGTGGCACGACCTGTCGGAGAAGGTGGTCTACCGGCGCTTCACCGAGATCTACGAGTTCCAC aaaatgttaaaggaaatgtTTCCTATCGAGGCAGGGGACATCAACCCAGAGAACAGGATCATCCCGCACCTGCCAG CCCCGCGGTGGTTCGATGGGCAGCGGGCGGCCGAGAGTCGCCAGGGCACGCTCACCGAGTACTACAACACGCTCATGGGTCTGCCTGTCAAGATCTCCCGCTGCCCCCAACTCCTCGACTTCTTTAGAGTGCGCCCCGACGACCTCAAGCTTCCCACGGACAGCCA GGTGAAAAAGCCAGAGACCTACTTGGTGCCCAAAGACGGCAAGAGCAGTGTCACGG ACATCACAGGCCCCATCATCCTGCAGACGTACCGTGCCATTGCTGACTTCGAGAAGACCTCGAGCTCCCAGATGGCTCTAGCCACGGGTGACGTGGTGGACGTCGTGGAGAAGAGCGAGAGTG GCTGGTGGTTCTGCCAAATGAAGACAAAGCGAGGTTGGGTCCCGGCATCCTACTTGGAGCCCTTGGACAGTCCTGATGAGGCAGAGGACCCAGAGCCCAACTACGAAG GTGAGCCCTATGTCACCATCAAAGCCTATACTGCCGAGATGGAGGATGAAATGTCCCTGCAGGAAGGCGAAGCCATCGAAGTCATTCATAAGCTCCTGGATGGTTGGTGGGTCGTCAG GAAAGACGACATCACCGGCTACTTCCCATCCATGTACCTACAGAAGTCCGGGCAGGATGCTGCCCAGGCGCATCGCCAGATCAAGAGCCGAGGGGCCCCGCCCCGCAG GTCGTCCATCCGCAACGCGCACAGCATCCACCAGCGATCGCGGAAGCGCCTCAGCCAGGACACCTATCGGCGCAACAGCGTCCGTTTTCTGCAGCAGCGCCGCCGTCAGGCGCGGCCCGGACCGCGGAGCCCGGGGAGCCCGCGCG AGGAGCAGCCAGCGACCCAGCCCGCGAAGCCACAGCCCGCGGTGCCCCCGCGGCCCAGCGCAGACCTTATCCTGCACCGATGCAGCGAGAGCACCAAGCGGAAGCTGGCGTCTTCCGTCTGA